GCACTAAATGCTGATGCCTTACCTACCTCAAAAAAACAGAATTTTACTCGGTAAAGCGTTAGGCTGATCCGTAAAGCGATAACCTATGGATTGTGTTGGGTTAACGCACTCAGCTATAATTTTGAGTTGATAACGTCAGGTTTTGTCTGTGAATAAGCTTTACGTTTAAACCAAGTTTCGCCATGAACCGTAATCCTATTCTTGTACAACCTCCAGTACTGTACCCCGACTTTGGCCCTTATTTAACGTACGTAGAGGCTGTTAAATCTGCGACCGCTGTTCGAGCGGGCATCAATAATACCCCAACTCAGCAGCAGTACGCCAACATGGTATTGGTGTATCATCACATTCTTGTTCCGTTATTTGACCGCTTTGGTAAATTACCCATTCGTTCCTTCTTCCGTTGTCCGGCGCTCAATCGTGCGGAGGGTGGTTCAGCCACGTCGGCCCACTCGGCAGGATTGGCAGTCGATATTGATTGCGATTCCATGCGTACGGTAAACAACAGACAGGTATATGATTGGGCAAGGCAGCATCTTGACGCTGAACAGGTTAAACTTCACCGAACCAAGGAATATCTCAATCCGGTCTGGGTACACATAGCCTACCGAAATCATGAAACCAATCAACTACTAACGACGAACAGGTTGTAGCAGCACCATCATTTGATTCGTTAGCGTGATACCAAACCTGATTCTGATCGCAGTTATGCTTACTTGCAAACGGGACCACTTCCTTACTTTAAAGTACCCTGACAGTCATTTCCGGTCAATGACTGTTTTCGCAGAAGAACCGAGCACATACCTTCATGCATTTGGACGAAACAGCGCCTTACTGGCAGCCTTTTGTGAAAGCGGAGCAGGTTTCACAATGGGTTGTTGGTCTCGATCATCAACTAAAACAGGCTACCGACTATCAGGATGTACCCTGGTCACTGGAACAGGGCCAATTACAAACCTGCTCAACACCTAACTCCTTCTGGCTTATCTACGAAGTTGAATCCGCCGGAAAACTGGCGATACGGACTTGCTTTGATCCTCAGACGATTCGTTCTGTCAAACTCAACAAAAAAACCAGTACAACGCTCGATTTCCAGGTTGAGGGAGCACTGGGCCTGTTCCGGGTAAAGCTTGAGCTAGCGTCTCAGCAACCTGTTGTGCTGCGTTACACTACCTCGCTGACGCCTAACCAGGATTTTTCGTTGGAAGCACTGCCCCGAGATGTGTATGTCCTGGATAAGGATTATGATCCGTCTACGACCGAGGGGATGGTCTACGTTACGCAAAATGGCCCTACCGCTGGATTAGCCTTTTGGTCCGTGACGAAGCCCGTAGAAGGCACGATCTTCTATTTTCAGAATCTTACTGCTCTCAACCCCTACTGTCAATTAACCCACACCGATCCGTCAGGCAGCGTCAATGCTCAATGGCCCGAAGTGGGTTTTTCATTACCCGCTTCAGAACAACCGCTTTCCGCCGGAACGGAAGTCGTTCTTTCGGATGCGTTTATCTACCTGAGCAAAACGATTCCGACCAGTGAATTCGAGGCCGCAGACCAGTTCCTCGAAGCGATTGACTCCATTTATCGGCACCTGCCCAAACCCGCGACCGATTATTTCGACTGGCCCAAATTGGCGAACCAAACCATCAAAGCGCTGTCCGAATCACCGGATTGCAGTCGGCATATCAAAAATCATTTTTACGTCAATGCCTACGTTTCTGCTACTCAGAAGCCGCCGGAAAGTATGGTTCAGCTGGCCATTCTGGTTCCGTTGACCGAATACCAGGATTGGCTGGGTCGTGCAATACCGTTGGTCGATCAGTTGCAGAAAAGCATACCTACCTTTTACGATGAAACCAGGGCTACCCTGATGCGCTGGTTACCGGGGGAACCGTTCAGAAAAGAAGAAACGAGCGAGGAAGAAGATCACAATAAAATAGACTCCTGGTATCTGTTACACACGCTCATGAACCTGGGACGACTGGCCCAAAACGGTAACGTAGAAGCTAAGGACCTTTTGTTTCGTTCTATCGACTTTGCCATTGGGGCCGCTCACCATTTCAATTATAACTGGCCAGTCTTTTACGACAGCTTAAGTCTGGAGGTATTGAAGGCCGAAACAGCAGAGGGCAGAGGTGGAGAACTGGATGTAGCGGGCCTGTATACGCACGTCATGTTGCAGGTCTATGAGTTGACCCGCGAACCTCGTTATCTGGCGGAGGCCAAAAAATCAGCGGAACGTCTGCGCGGAAAAGGATTTGAACTGCTTTACCAGAGCAATATCACCTTGATGAGTGCTTTAACGCTGGCAAAACTCTGGAAACTGACAGGCAACCGATTGTATTTTGATCTAAGCAAACTAGGTGTCGCCAATGTTATTGCCCGCTTATGGATCTGGGACTGCAACTTTGGTTTCGGTCAGCACCGTAGCACATTTCTGGGTGTAGCCCCGCTCCGGGATGCGGAGTACGTAGCCGCTTACGAAGAGGCCGAAATTTTTGCTACGATTCACAACTACCTGATCGAACTCAATGATGACGTTCCTCCCTCCGTTCGACTCTTGTTTTCGGAGTACATGAAGTATCTGCTGCACCGGGGTCGGTACTATTTTCCAAGTCAGCTTCCTCTAGAGATGGTCAGCCAGCAGCCTAGGGAAGGCCGCATCCTAACTGATTTACCGATTCCGCTCGAAGATATATCGACGGGTTGGAAACAAGCTGGAACGGTTGGTCAGGAGGTTTACGGCGGAGCCTTGGCCTATATCCTGACCACCTATAGCTACAAGAACTTTGACGATGTTCCCGTAATTTTTTATGCTGAGTACCCAATCTGTCAGGCAGACTATCAGCTGGTAACCAAAGATAGCGGCTATGCGGTCTATCGGCTGGGCGGTACAGCGGAAAATAAGTGCCGGATACGATTACTGGCCAAGGGTCGTCAGCTTCCCCAGTTGCAAATGCGTGATGAGGACAATCAAACGGGTGATCCGCTTTCCCCGATTCATCAAGACAAAAATTACCAGGAGTATGAAGTTCCAGGTAACCTACGCCTGCGTGTCGACTGGACGAAACCAGCTTAAGTAGTTCGTGCATCAAAATGAGCTACCCACGGACACTCAATGCAATTACATCATGAAGTAAGCAAATGGACTCACTGTCGTTGAGGCACCGACGACCCTTAAGATAAGCGAGAAAGGCATTACTACGTGCCGAAGATATTGCCGTTTGTATGCAGTACATCCTGACTCAGTCTCAACGCTGCGATGGTATCTTGTTACAAATCCGTCCATATCTGCAAATCCTCCAATTGCTTACTCTTTTGTCGTCGCGGAATAATGAATGTGAACTCAGACCAGTAAATCATGGCTTTTCTAGTAGACCAACTCGTATTTTCACCCAATGACATTGACTTGCAGTACTCTCCGTTGCGCCAGTCCATTCAGGCTGACACCTATGTGTTGGGTGCGTTTAATCCTGGCCTAACCCGATTGCCTTCCGGTAATCTGCTGATTATGATTCGGGTTGCCGAAGCGCTCAATCAACCTATAATCGGCGAAACCATACATGCCATTCGTTGGGATGCAGAAAGAGGTTATCATCTTGATACTTATCCGCTCAATAGTGTCAACGCGGCCGATCCACGCAAGTTTCAGTTGCTGGGCAACACCTACAAAGTTATGGCACTAACCTCGCTGTCATGGCTGTTACCCGTAGAACTGACCGCTGACGGAACGCAGGTGGTTCGGATTCATTACGACAAAATCATTGCCCCTCAGCGAACGTATCAGGAATACGGTGTTGAAGATGCCCGGATCACCAAAATTGATGATACGTACTACATGACCACGTGTTCGGTCAGCTCGGAGCGCCATTCTACTACGCTGTATACCTCGACCGACGGCCTTACTTATACACTGAACGGTATCATCCTGGACCATCAGAATAAGGACATGGTCTTTTTTGAAGGAAAGATCAGTGGACGTTTTTTTGCGCTTACCCGACCGTTGGGCGATTTATACTTCGCAACCCGTCCGGAAAGCCCTTACTACGCGGGTCCATCGATCAACCTTGCCCAGTCGCCGGATGGTTTGCACTGGAAGCCACTCGACGAACCGTTCATCCGGGCGCGAAAAGGTACTGCTTCTACTATGAAACTAGGCGGAGGTACGCAACCTGTATTGACCGACGAGGGGTGGCTAATGCTTTATCACGGCGTTGAATTGAGAGGGCAGGTTGGAATTTACCGCACGTTCTGGGCCTTGCTGGACAAGGATGATCCAACCAAAATTCTTTACCTCGACGATAAACAACCTGTACTCGAAGCAAACCCCGCCTTGATCGAACCGATTAAGGATCAGCTTTATTTATCAGATGTAGTCTTCACGACGGGACTTGTCGATGCGGGCGATTACTACATTGTGGCTTCCGGCGAATGTGATCTGGCATGTCGTATTACCCACATTCCTAAAGACTTTTTTACATTAAGCGATAAGCAGTAAGCCTCGAAATGCCTAGATAAGCAAATAGATTGATGATCATTCTATCGGACCAAGTTGTAGGGTTAGGTTTGAGAACCTGACCCTACAACTTGGTCCGATAGGCAGCATAGGATTTACACCTTTCCCTTGTAATCCCAGTGATCTTTTATCACCGCTCCCTGCGCGTCTTTGAGCAGCTTACGAGAAAATTGGTCTCCTTTAATGATTCCTCGTTCATCTGCTTTACCGACAAATGCCAGTATGGGATTGCCTTCTTCGTCCGTCTTAGTCGCTACATCATAGCGGCCAAATTGAAACTTAATTAATTTCGAAGGTTCGTATTTCTTGTTGAGCTGTTTCAGCAGTCGTTCGCCTATCTTCATAACGCAGTCCAATTTTCTAAGGATACTGCGTTTAGCCCAAACCGTTTGTTAACGCTTTACTGAAGTGAGATAACGGATTTTGGCAAGCGTAAAAGGCTACACTGACTCGATTCGGAAATCAGAAAACGTTGATTGGTTGTGTGACTCCCTGTTCTAAGCAGAGGGATTCATTCGAGCGAACGTGTTCCGCAGATCGTCGGGCGTGGCCTTAACCATCGCGTCGCTAAATCCAAAGGTTATTTCGGTTTTCCCTTGTTTCAGTTGCTCGAAAACAGCGTCAATAAAAGAACCTACAGGTGGTGCCTGGTCGTGTAAACCCTTTCCGCCTAGGTCAGTGTTCAACGCAGGTGGAATCACTTCGATCACGTCAATGCCATTAGGCTTGACTAACGCGCGCAACGACAACGTAAAGGAGTGGAAGAACGCCTTTGTTGCTGAGTAGACGGGAACTTTGGTAAGCGGCACAAACGCAAGCCCTGACGTTACGTTGACAACCGTGGTAAGTGAGGGTAACTTGATAAACAAAGAGGTCAGATGAAGCGGTGCTTCAATGTTGATCGCAATTTCGTCAGTTGCGCGTTGGAAAAAGTTCTCGTCTGTGACAGTCATCCATTGCTGAATACCAGCATTATTGACTAATACCGTCAGGTCGCTGTGTTCCTCGGAAATCCATTGAAACAACGCTTGTCGCTCTTCAGCGAT
This window of the Spirosoma oryzicola genome carries:
- a CDS encoding glycosidase; the protein is MAFLVDQLVFSPNDIDLQYSPLRQSIQADTYVLGAFNPGLTRLPSGNLLIMIRVAEALNQPIIGETIHAIRWDAERGYHLDTYPLNSVNAADPRKFQLLGNTYKVMALTSLSWLLPVELTADGTQVVRIHYDKIIAPQRTYQEYGVEDARITKIDDTYYMTTCSVSSERHSTTLYTSTDGLTYTLNGIILDHQNKDMVFFEGKISGRFFALTRPLGDLYFATRPESPYYAGPSINLAQSPDGLHWKPLDEPFIRARKGTASTMKLGGGTQPVLTDEGWLMLYHGVELRGQVGIYRTFWALLDKDDPTKILYLDDKQPVLEANPALIEPIKDQLYLSDVVFTTGLVDAGDYYIVASGECDLACRITHIPKDFFTLSDKQ
- a CDS encoding D-Ala-D-Ala carboxypeptidase family metallohydrolase, which translates into the protein MNRNPILVQPPVLYPDFGPYLTYVEAVKSATAVRAGINNTPTQQQYANMVLVYHHILVPLFDRFGKLPIRSFFRCPALNRAEGGSATSAHSAGLAVDIDCDSMRTVNNRQVYDWARQHLDAEQVKLHRTKEYLNPVWVHIAYRNHETNQLLTTNRL
- a CDS encoding SDR family oxidoreductase; the protein is MDISNNKILITGGASGIGLGLTERFIQENNTVIICGRREAALAEVADRFPTVITRPCDLSIAEERQALFQWISEEHSDLTVLVNNAGIQQWMTVTDENFFQRATDEIAINIEAPLHLTSLFIKLPSLTTVVNVTSGLAFVPLTKVPVYSATKAFFHSFTLSLRALVKPNGIDVIEVIPPALNTDLGGKGLHDQAPPVGSFIDAVFEQLKQGKTEITFGFSDAMVKATPDDLRNTFARMNPSA